The genomic interval TGGGTGGAGTTGACACAGATTTGTATGGTAGAACAACGGTGCATAATCTATATGCAATTGGAGAGGCTGCTTGCACTGGATTTCATGGTGCCAACCGCCTAGCAAGCAATTCTCTCTTAGAGGGATTATATATGGGGGGAAAACTGGCAAAGCTTCTTCAAAAGTCGCCAAAAATAAAAGAGCAGTGTATCAAAACGGATAACAAAGAAAGAAATCCGAACTTCTCTCCCATTTTTCCAGAAAAAGCAGAGATTCAAAGACGAATGATGGAGAATGTAGGCATTGTTCGAAATGAAATAAATCTACGCATGCATCTGCAGTGGCTTGAAGAATTTGGAATATCAGATCGTTTTAAACTCTCACTAGAAAATAAATCAATCGAAGAGATAGAGAAATACTTTATGCTAATGACTGCTTTTCTAATTACAAAATCTGCTTTAGAAAGAAAAGAAAGTAGAGGCGGCCATTTTCGCTCCGATTATCCAGTAGAAAGGGATGAATGGATGAAGAAAAAGGTTAGCTTTAAACGTGAAAGAACAAAGGAGAATCAAAATGAACCAATTAAAATTGCAGAAACAACTGGAAGCATTTTTTATGGAAGATATCGGCGAACGTGATGTGACGACAGATGCGATTTTTCCAAAAGAGCAGCAAGGAGAAATTGTTTTTCTATCGAAAGACAATGGTGTTTTTTGTGGGGAAGATATTATTCAAGTAGGATTCAAGGTTCTAAACCGAGCAATAGAAGTAACCATGCTTGTCCAGGATGGAGATCGAATTGAAGCAGGCCAAAAATTGGCGACAGCAAGAGGAAATATTAGAGAGCTTTTAAAAGGTGAACGCGTTATTTTAAATCTTATCCAAAGAATGAGCGGGATTGCAACGAAAACAAGAGAAGCGGTAGAAATATTAAATAGTGGCTATACGAAAATCTGTGATACGAGAAAAACGACACCAGGATTACGGATGTTGGAAAAATATGCAGTAACTGTTGGGGGAGGACATAATCATCGCTTTGGACTGTATGATGCGGTAATGATTAAAGATAACCATATTGCATTCGCCGGTTCGATTGCCAATGCAGTGAAGGCAGTTAAAGAGTCGATTGGTCATATGGTAAAGGTGGAAGTGGAGACAGAAACGAAGGAGCAAATGTTTGAAGCTTTAGCGGCTGGCGCAGATGTTATTATGTTTGATAATCGGAAGCCAGAAGAAATTGTCGAGTGGATTCCCCATGTCCCAGAAACTGTGACAACAGAAGCGTCTGGTGGAATTACTTTAGATAATCTTGCTTCTTATCGAGAGTGTGGAGTGGACTATATTTCATTAGGATTTTTAACGCATTCGGTGAAAGCTTTAGATATTAGTGTGAAAGTAAGTATTCATTAATGGATAAAAGGGGAGAGGAAAATGAATATTTTAGAGGGATTACAAGCTTCAAATACGATACCTGAAAAATACTTAGCGATGACAAACACAGAATTAGAAGAACGAGTAGCAAGTATCAGGCAGCGCTTAGGAAAAAAACTTTTTATTCCAGGCCATCATTATCAAAAG from Niallia sp. FSL W8-0635 carries:
- the nadC gene encoding carboxylating nicotinate-nucleotide diphosphorylase, which produces MNQLKLQKQLEAFFMEDIGERDVTTDAIFPKEQQGEIVFLSKDNGVFCGEDIIQVGFKVLNRAIEVTMLVQDGDRIEAGQKLATARGNIRELLKGERVILNLIQRMSGIATKTREAVEILNSGYTKICDTRKTTPGLRMLEKYAVTVGGGHNHRFGLYDAVMIKDNHIAFAGSIANAVKAVKESIGHMVKVEVETETKEQMFEALAAGADVIMFDNRKPEEIVEWIPHVPETVTTEASGGITLDNLASYRECGVDYISLGFLTHSVKALDISVKVSIH